The Niallia alba genome includes a window with the following:
- the mnhG gene encoding monovalent cation/H(+) antiporter subunit G — translation MTETIINIIIAILILLGALLSLIASIGVLRLPDVYTRSHAASKSATLGVMFILLGACLYFFQLEQIFNSRLILAIAFIFLTSPVAGQLIIRSAYNSEVPMAEETIRDDLKQAKDAAERSK, via the coding sequence ATGACCGAGACAATCATTAATATTATTATAGCGATTCTTATTCTCTTAGGAGCCTTATTAAGTCTAATTGCAAGCATTGGAGTATTGAGGCTACCAGATGTGTATACAAGAAGTCATGCAGCATCGAAATCAGCGACGCTGGGAGTAATGTTTATTCTCCTTGGTGCCTGTCTGTATTTTTTCCAATTAGAACAAATTTTTAATTCTCGTTTAATTCTTGCGATTGCTTTTATTTTCTTAACATCTCCCGTAGCTGGGCAACTTATTATTCGCTCTGCTTATAATAGTGAAGTACCAATGGCAGAGGAAACGATAAGAGATGATTTAAAACAGGCAAAAGATGCAGCAGAAAGAAGCAAATAA